In the genome of Deltaproteobacteria bacterium, one region contains:
- a CDS encoding DUF1329 domain-containing protein, producing the protein MRRAPSMQSSLVGLALGLALGLGIVPAARVAAVESGTMIDQSNADEVKDLLPPEIYKHFKNGDYMNKLVDFPNSKWAWDDGFDEATKWNAEHLVLDEHKSPIDKATGKRPEYIRGLPFPNIDPKDPDAGYKALWNLDYAYYTGGNSHNWTLLNWVSRSGIDRSSVQDVYFLYYDGQPRHYSPPKNPENFLFQFLAATTSPADLQGTAALGYRFKDPTKRDLSWAYVPALRRVRAISPANRSDGFLGSDMSQDDGFFFDGKPEDFEWKVVDHKEALRFVDPDSIAGKVKERELPGGGWRTVAINNDRTVGYMVKGWKGVPWAPVAAAVAKRKFWVLEGVPKDKYYLYGKMELWIDDTTWAGAWNRKFSWRGELLNTLQVLGYATYQWNDKERWWGATMSFQLAENIKQDRATAAGMNGPGADPPNDRRVPLDPGFFDYQTLSRFGK; encoded by the coding sequence ATGAGGAGGGCTCCGTCGATGCAGAGCAGCTTGGTGGGTCTGGCGCTCGGGCTGGCGCTGGGGCTCGGGATCGTGCCCGCCGCGAGGGTGGCGGCGGTCGAGTCCGGGACGATGATCGACCAGTCGAACGCGGACGAGGTGAAGGACCTTCTGCCGCCCGAGATCTACAAGCACTTCAAGAACGGCGATTACATGAACAAGCTGGTCGACTTCCCGAACTCGAAATGGGCGTGGGACGACGGGTTCGACGAGGCGACCAAGTGGAATGCCGAGCACCTGGTGCTCGACGAGCACAAGTCGCCGATCGACAAGGCCACCGGCAAGCGGCCCGAGTACATCCGCGGGCTGCCCTTCCCGAACATCGACCCCAAGGATCCCGACGCCGGCTACAAGGCGCTCTGGAACCTCGACTACGCCTACTACACCGGCGGCAACAGCCACAACTGGACGCTGCTCAACTGGGTGAGCCGCTCCGGCATCGACCGCTCGTCGGTGCAGGACGTCTACTTCCTCTACTACGACGGCCAGCCACGCCACTACTCGCCGCCCAAGAACCCGGAGAACTTCCTCTTCCAGTTCCTCGCCGCGACCACCAGCCCCGCCGACCTGCAAGGGACGGCGGCCCTCGGCTACCGCTTCAAGGACCCGACCAAGCGCGATCTGTCGTGGGCCTACGTGCCGGCGCTCCGCCGCGTGCGCGCCATCTCGCCGGCCAACCGCTCCGACGGCTTCCTCGGCTCCGACATGAGCCAGGACGATGGCTTCTTCTTCGACGGCAAGCCCGAGGACTTCGAGTGGAAGGTCGTCGACCACAAGGAGGCCCTGCGTTTCGTCGACCCCGACAGCATTGCGGGCAAGGTGAAGGAGCGGGAGCTGCCCGGCGGCGGCTGGCGCACGGTGGCCATCAACAACGACCGCACGGTCGGCTACATGGTGAAGGGCTGGAAGGGCGTGCCGTGGGCGCCGGTGGCGGCCGCCGTGGCGAAGCGGAAGTTCTGGGTCCTGGAGGGCGTGCCGAAGGACAAGTACTACCTCTACGGCAAGATGGAGCTGTGGATCGACGACACGACCTGGGCGGGCGCCTGGAACCGCAAGTTCTCGTGGCGGGGCGAGCTCCTGAACACCCTGCAGGTCCTCGGCTACGCGACCTATCAGTGGAACGACAAGGAGCGCTGGTGGGGCGCGACCATGTCCTTCCAGCTGGCCGAGAACATCAAGCAGGACCGCGCCACCGCGGCGGGCATGAACGGGCCGGGGGCGGATCCGCCGAACGACCGGCGGGTGCCGCTGGATCCGGGGTTCTTCGACTACCAGACGCTGTCGCGGTTCGGGAAGTAA